From Salinibacterium sp. ZJ450, one genomic window encodes:
- a CDS encoding aldo/keto reductase → MTQLIPGLPSTTAHYEVTPSTAETATVVGTIPVRRRQVGQSELRVFPIAMSGNVFGFTADRDAVHAILDAYVSQGGNFVDTADSYSDGQSESLIGEWMHARGNRSEIIVATKVGKSAENPGLGTVAVRRSVEASLKRLRTSHIDLLYLHIDDPSVDFEETLLAVDELIRAGKVRYFGGSDHTGNRLMEARIASAQLGVAPMVALQNQYNLMHRAEYEGGLAHVARQQGLGVLPRYALASGFLTGKYRSKADLQRSERGGELAQHLTRRGLRVLASLDRIAAQHDATPASIALAWLLTKPLVAATVVSASEPDQVSDLTASASIQLSRQQITELDRVSAT, encoded by the coding sequence ATGACGCAACTGATACCCGGGTTGCCGTCAACGACAGCGCATTACGAGGTCACGCCCTCGACCGCGGAAACGGCGACTGTCGTCGGAACCATACCCGTGCGCCGACGACAGGTCGGCCAGTCTGAACTTCGCGTGTTCCCGATTGCCATGAGCGGCAACGTGTTCGGTTTCACCGCCGATCGCGATGCCGTCCACGCGATCCTGGACGCGTACGTGTCGCAGGGCGGCAACTTCGTTGACACGGCCGACAGCTACTCTGACGGCCAGAGCGAGAGCTTGATCGGCGAATGGATGCACGCCCGCGGCAACCGATCCGAGATCATCGTGGCCACCAAGGTGGGCAAAAGCGCCGAGAACCCTGGTCTCGGCACGGTCGCGGTGCGCCGCTCGGTGGAGGCGTCGCTGAAACGATTGCGCACCAGCCACATCGATCTGCTGTATCTGCACATCGATGACCCCAGCGTCGACTTCGAGGAGACACTCCTCGCCGTCGACGAGCTGATCCGTGCGGGCAAGGTGCGCTATTTCGGCGGCTCCGATCACACCGGCAACCGTCTGATGGAGGCCAGGATCGCCTCGGCCCAGCTGGGTGTGGCGCCGATGGTGGCGCTGCAGAATCAGTACAACCTGATGCACCGGGCGGAGTACGAGGGTGGGCTGGCGCACGTGGCCAGACAGCAGGGGCTCGGCGTGCTGCCGCGCTATGCGCTGGCCAGCGGGTTCCTCACCGGCAAGTACCGCAGCAAGGCCGACCTACAGCGCAGCGAGCGCGGCGGTGAACTGGCTCAGCACCTGACCCGGCGCGGGCTCCGTGTGCTGGCCTCGCTCGACAGGATCGCGGCCCAGCACGACGCGACACCGGCGAGCATCGCGCTGGCCTGGCTGCTGACCAAGCCGCTGGTGGCCGCGACGGTGGTGTCGGCAAGCGA